From the Salvelinus alpinus chromosome 12, SLU_Salpinus.1, whole genome shotgun sequence genome, the window AACTCCAGTTCCAATGCCGACCACAGTCCTACAGAGGCATCGGGGTCACCTCGGTGGCAAATGGGGTGAGGAAGGATGCGCTCCGGTTGGAGATAGCCTCGCTCCTGAGCAAGGATGCAATCAGAAAGGTAGAGCTGCTAGAACAGCTAAGTGGGTTCTACTCCACGTATTTCATAGTTCCAAAAAAGGATGACAGTTTTTGGCTGATCCTGGTCCTGCACGGCCTCAACAAATGTTTAAAGGAGCTCAAGTTTAAGATGCTCACGCCAGCGCGGGTATCAGGCAGTCTAGAGCGGCCGATGGTTCACCACGCTTGACCTGAAGGATGCGTAATTCACGATCCTGTTCTTCGAGATCAATGAAAGTACCTCCGGTTTGCCTTCAAAGGAGTGTCTTACGAATTTAAAGCCCTCCCGTTCGGCCTCTCACTGTTGCCGCGTCCGTTCACAAAGTGCATGGACTCAGTCATGCCCTAGGGCATTCTAGTGCTGAACTACCTGGACAACTGGCTGGTGTGTGCTCAATCAAGAGAGCAAGCTACAGCAGACGCGAAGATAATCTTGAAGCTCATTCAAGACCTGTGCCTCACCCTAAACAGGGAGAAGACCTGTTGATCGACTCAACTCTTATGAGAGCACGTCTACCTCAGGTGAGATTGGAGAAGATACATAGACAAGCCGTGTCCGTATTAGAGTGCCAGAAGTTACTTGGCCTACACGGCCAAGTAACTTCTGCTTCTCTGCGTCTGCTTCTCTGTTGATTCCGCTGGGCCTTCTTCACATCAGGCCACTCCAGCGATGGTTCCAATCTCACCATCTATACCAGAGACAACACAGACATTGTCAGCAACAAATGCATGTGTGAGGACTGTTGAAATGGCACTCTCGCTCCTTCCTACCTGTTGGAGGGAGTAACACTGAACAGAGTCCACCACAGAGAGCTAGTGTGCACCAATGACTTGCTAGCAGGTTGGGGTGCAGTCTTCAGAGGCATGGCAGCAAGCGGACTCTGGAGCTCCCCATGGAGTGGCAAGCACATCAATGTGCTGGAGCTCAGGACAGTTCGCCTGGCACCCCTGCCCTACTTGgagaggattttttattttatctttatttaactaggcaagtcagttaagaacaaattattatttacaatgacagcctacaccggccaaacccgtacgacgctgggccaaatatgcgccgtcctatgggactcccaatcaccgccggttgcgatacagcctggattcgaaccagggtgtctgtagtgacgccacaagcatggagatgcagtgccttagaccactgtgccactcgggagcccatgtcCCGATCAGATCAGACAACACCACGGTAATGGCGTATATCAATCACCAGGGGGGGATCTTCCTGAGACTCCTCCCCTACGAGGCATTACCCGTAGTGAGACACAGGAGGAGCAATTGAAATGGAACACATTAAGTAAACACACAAGGCCAAcaatatctttgttttcattcttTGAGTTATAGGCAttgcatacagagagagagagagaggaaaaatgtagagatgtttaacaaaAACAAACTTTTGTTTCTGATCCCTTGCTTCTATTCTCCCCCCACACACGCATACAGAGGATGACCTGCCCTCAGTGTCGTCTGGGTGTGACCCGTATCCAGGACCTGTCCAATCAGGACATGAAGAAAGTTCGTCAGCTGGCCCTCATCGAAATGACAGCGCTCTGCGACCTGCTGGAGCTCGACGTGAAGAGACACAAAACCTGCAAGAGGAAGATACTAGGTATGTGAACTCCCTGTGACATGACATGAACTCATGCCCACCCCATGCCTctcctgtctctgctgctaaacgCATGTGTCAAGCCCTAGGAGAATGCAAAGTTGTATAGGATGGCTATGCTaacctttctctcgctctctcattcaaAGAGAGTGCCCTGTATGGGGTTCCCCTGGCCACGCTGTTGGAGAATGATCAGAAAGTCAGGCCCACGGCCACCACTCCTCTCATCCTGCAGGCGGTAAGCTAAACAGCTCTAGTTAACATCATCCCATTTCTAGTATCTACTGTATATTGAAAACCTATGCAAGAGCATGATGACCTGCATGACTGCTGTTGTTCTTAGGTTTAtttctatttctccctctcctctacagCTGCTCTCTttcctggagaagagaggagtagaCTCAGAAGGCATTCTGCGGGTTCCAGGCTCTCAGTCCAGAATCAAGGTGAGTTCATTTCAGAATGAACAGACACTTTTTTTTCCCACAATCATTCATATCCTCCCTGCCCCTTTCTTGGCCATGGCGTATTCTGAGTATTCATATGGAAGGAAGGAATATGACTGAGAAACGAGCACACAGAACGATACGTATTGTTTAGTGAATCCTGTCTGTTTTGTCCCGTGTTTTTATTAGAAGTTGCAGCAGGATCTGGAGCAGAACTTCTACAGTGGAGGATTCAGTTGGGAAGAGGTCAGCCCTAACGACGCTGCCGCGTTGGTGAAGAAGTTTATTCGAGAGCTGCCTTCTCCACTGCTCACCACAGAGCTCCTCAACACATTCAGCGCCGTCAGGGGTGAGCCAGAGCAACAACAAACCATACACCAGCTTGTTCCTCTCGTGCAAGGaggggattttttattttatctttatttaactaggcaagtcagttaagaacaaattattatttacaatgacagcctacagttACTGTATCGATAGCAGAATGTAACCCTGCATGCTCAGTCACGCAACCCGTAGTGTGTGTGTCATAACTATCTAAGTATGAAGCATAATTACCTAAGTCTTTATTACTGTACCGATAGCGGAATATAAAAACGCTTATCTCTTTTGTGCTTAGTACTTAAAGGTCTAAGAGAAGATAAACAACTTAATAGCCTTTTAAGCTGTTCTAATGGAATGTGCTAATAATGCAATCGCTTCCTGTTCCATTTAATGTCattaatgtaatgatggactaCCATAATGAATAACGATCTGATTGACGACGACTAGCTAGGCCTTTAGCTTGCGAGGTGAATCTTTATCATTTTTTAGACACCTCTTTATCTGCAGATCAGATCATTGTTGAGCTAAAGGAGAGGAAATTAGAGTTCAGatctatttatttaaaaaaatatatatatatacagtaccagtcaaaagtgtggacacacctgctcattccagggtttttcttaattttttactattttctacattgtatgaaataacacatatggaatcatgtagtaaccaaaaaagtgtttaacccTCTGTCAGGTGTTAGTTGTGCAGAGGTGGgaacggagtcaggcgcaggacacagaactgagtaaaataaCAAACTTTACTCGGGAAAATAATCAGGAAAAATACATCCACGCAGGGATCACAAACCCTAACACAAAAGACTAACACAAACCaggaacaatcacgcacaaaacataatgggaaccagagggttaaatagggaagaaataataataacttaatgggaaccaggtgtgtacactcaagacataacaaatggaaaacagaaacatggatcggtggaagctagaaagccggtgacgacgagcgccgaacaccgcccgaacaaggagaggcaccaacttcggcggaagtcgtgacttCTCTCCTGCTGTGTTCCGTTCGATTTGGACCGATTTACACATTTTCTCTCTGAAAAAATGTTGtttatttaatctgattgtcataaggttccatgactttgtccacacagaacatctgaacacacaaaatacatttagatgattttcattacattttcggtgttttatttaacttgatttatttaacacctgtggtgttcccggtcaaaaatgactGGTCATTAGAAATTAATGGGTGAAAcgacaattagtgtataaaattgagttcaggcacatgcccattcatcagatggacacacttcctctcccagaccaccacatgcatgtgtgtttgagcacacacataCCTCACTCCACTTCTTGGCTTCCATTGCAACCCCCacaggaacctttccccaatagaatctttcccccacgggaaccacacctgctggcattctcacaaacaatctcaacattgtttcaataatatatggaacttttctcacagctctggtatataaagcttttttgaggccttgctcacaattcattctgtggcagcacaatgaccaaacgatatattgtatgtgaggctcttgatcatatctttgatcatgacaatGGTGAGGAGGaaagagtccttgttaaactttgacacaaaataGTCTGTGATAAATGGCACAATATGTACTTGTTATAGTTAAAATAATCCAAACATTATGCTTTTTTACTCAAAAATGAGTtctatgagctcaggtcaataaGGCCTACAGGCCaaaaatagcaaatagaagttcaaaacttgtaatgttcacaagaacttaagttgataaaaagatctaacacaacattaggtgataatatatttattattatggatttataatcagctataatggggtggTGATTTTGGACTGGGAACACAGAACTATttaaacatgaaacgaacacaataGGAGGgttaacaaatcaaaaaatattttatatttgagattcttcaaagtagccaccctttgctttgatgacagctttgcacactctttgcattctctcaaccagcttcatgaggtagtcacctggaatgcatttcaattaacaggtgtgccttgttaaaagttaatttgtggaatttctttccttcttaatatgtGTTTGAgcgaatcagttgtgttgtgacaaggtaagggtggtatacagaagataaccctatttgattaaaggccaagtccatattatggcaagaacagctcaaataagcaaagagaaacgaccgtCCATCattaagacattaaggtcagtcaatgtggaacatttcaagaacttggaatgtttcttcaagttcagtcgcaaaaaccatcaagcgctatgatgaaactggctctcatgaggaccgtcacagcaaagaaagacccagagttacctctgctgcagaggataagttcattagagttaaccgcacctcagattgcagcccaaataaatgcttcacagagttcaagtgacagacacatctcaacaccaactgttcagaggagactgcgtgaatcaggccttcatagttgaattgctgcaaagccaagaaacacgagcaatggacattagaccggtgcaaatctgtcctttggtctgatgagtccaaatttttggttccaaccgccatgtctttgtgagacgcagagtaggtgattggatgatttctgcatgtgtggttcccactgtgaggcacagaggaggtgtgggggtgctttgctggtgacattgtctgtgatttttctagaattcaaggcacacttaaccagcatggctacaacagcattctgcagtgatacgccatcccatctggtttgcgcttagtgggactatcatttgtttttcaacaggacaattacccaacacacctccaggctgtgtaagggctatttgaccaagaatgagagtgatggagtgctgcatcagatgacctggcctccacaatcacctgacctcaacccaattgagattgtttgggatgagttggaccacagagtgaaggaaaaacagccaacaagtgctcagcatatgtgggaactacttcaagactgttggaagagCATTCCAgctgaagatggttgagagaatgccaagactgtgcaaagctgtcatcaaggcaaagggtggctaccttgaagaatcaaaaatatattttgatttgtttaacacttttttggctactacatgattacatatgtgttatttcatagttttgatgtcttcactattattctacaatgtagaaaatagtaaaaaaaaataaagaaaaacccttgaatgagtaagtgtgtcctaacttttgactggtactgtatatgaaggtgTATTCTGAGTTTTttgaacagatagagagagattgtgtCAAAGGGCAGTAGGTCAGATTCAAACCTATGCTGACACTGCATGTGTGCCGGAAGCTGCGTCATTACCCCGAGACCAGCCAGGCCATAgttcagatgtacagtattatggTTCATTCACACTCTGCCTTTCTGTTGattgtgttctgtattgttttataCATTTCTGTCCGTTCAGTTCATTCACACCTCATCCTCTGTTTGCTCTACAAAAATAGCATGCTGGTAGTAATTATCTGTCCTCTCCTATCCAGACATCCCTGAGCTGAAACAGAAGCTACATGTTCTGAACCTTCTCATTCTCCTTCTGCCTGAACCCAACAGAAACACACTAAAGGTATGTTGATGGATTTCAAACTGAGGAAGCGCAATAGCGATTTGTTCATACAGTCTACTCCTAATAAATACATTGGCTCGGGACTGTGATTGCATGCACTCAGCCAGAGAATGTATTTGAATTGGAAGTGGCTACTGAAGGATTTAGTAGGTAGTAGACTTAAGTTATTCCGTGAGGTACCCAGATGTCTATAGCGATGCACTTTAAATCTCATGCACATCTTGAACTTTCACacttacagtgctttcagaaagtattcacacttgttgacttaaaaacaaaaaaaattgtgttacagcctgaatttaaaattgattaaatatattttttctgtcactggcctacacacaataccccataatgtcaaagtggaattatgtttgtagaaattttaaaaaatgactaaaaatgtaaaagctgaaatgtcctgagtcaataagtattcacaccttttgttatggcaagcctaaataagttcaggagtaaacatttgcttaacaagtcacatatatAATTTTttcatgactacctcatctctgtaccccacacatacaattatctgtaaggtccctcaccCGAGctttgaatttcaaacacagattcaagcacaaagaccagagacattttccaatgccttgcaaagaatggcacctattggtagatgggttaaaaaaagacattgaatatccctttgagcatggtgaagttcttagttacactttggatagtggatcaatacacccagtcactacaaagatacaggcgtccttcctaactcagttgccggagaggaaggaaaccactcagggatttcaacatgaggccaattgtgactttaaaacagttacagagtttaatggctgtgataggagaaaactgaggatggatcaacaacattgtagttactgcacaatactaaactaattgacagagtgaaaagcaggaagcctgtatagaataaaacataatccaaaacatgcatcctgtttgcaataaggcactaaagtaatactgcaagaaatgtggcaaagcaattcactttttgtcttgaataccaagtgttatgtttggggcaaatcaatACAATACTTTACTGAGTACAACTATTCAGTaaagtaatcactgccaaaggtacttctacaaactattgactcagaggtgtgaatacttatgtaaattagatctttctgtatttcatttaacacatttgcataaatgactaaaaacatgttttcactttgtcattatggggtattgtgtgtagatgggtgagagaacaCAACGTTTAATCCATTTGgaattcaggctgaaacacaacaaaatgtggaacgaGTCAatggtttaaaaaaatgttttaacataGTTTTTAAAATTAGAATTATATTGCTCCCCAGAAGGGAAAATCCACAGTGTATATCAGACAAAACAACATCTCCCTATGGTTACCACCATTCAAATCAACCATATTaatctcaacaacaacaacatatcaacGTTGACAGGCTCTGTTGGAGTTTCTGAGTAAGGTGGTgtccagagagaggaggaaccgCATGAACCTGTGGGCCGTGTCCACCATCATGGCCCCTAACCTGTTCCTCCACAAAGCCGTGCCCTCCCGCCTCACTGACGGGGGGCCAGGGGTGGAAAAGGGACAGGCCGAGAAGGCTGCTGACATCATGAGGCTCCTCATACGCTACCAGGACTTGCTCTGGACTGTAAGTTAAAGACCCCCAGGCTCTACCACCAACATCTAACAAAACACAACACAGCATTCAAGTATCTTTTTAATCTTCTTCCTCCTTAGCATCTAGGATGGGTGGTAGATTCACGTTATGCAACTCACACTTACTGTAAACAAAATGCCGTCGAACAGCTGAACCGGGTTGAATTCATGAAATTGCTTCTCCCTTATAGATCCCGAACTTCCTGATGAGCCAGGTGCGAAAACTGAATGAGAACCGGAACCGGAGGTACCAGTTCTACGACCGACGCATCAAGAACCTGTTGAGGAAAATACACCAGGACAGCAAGGACAAACCTGACAAGAACTCATCAGAGGTAGGCTCTCAACTGGCCAGGGCGTTTGTTGTGGAGTTGGTTGGGAGAAGAAGGCCCTGGGCCCTTGTCACTTGTAAATGAGATTTTGAATCTCAACGAAGGTCACCCATGTAAAGGATGTGAATGAAATAAGCCGAAGACTGCATGTCGCTCTGGATGACTGCTAAATGATGCAACTGTCAAATGTCAGAAAGATTGGATTGTTATATCCTCCCTCGTCTTCCCCCAGCAGCCGTGTCGTACAGTGAAGATCCAGGTGGGAGATCTGATGAGCAGCACCATGGAGGTGCAGGTTAACATCAGCTCTACGGCTTCAGACCTGCTGGCTGAGTTCCACAGGCACCTCTGCAGCTCCGACAACACCAAgaggtacagtacactacaatcaatcaaatgcatttAGTACAAAGCCCTATAGACCAGCACACAATTTTAGAAAAGGAATGCTTCAGAAATACTGCATTGCCTACTCACTGGGTAGAAATTGAGAATGTGGACGTTTTGACAGTGTTTTTAACAGAATCAATCGCATCTGTTTGTTCTTTATCATAGGAACGGTTCGGTATCCCACCCGGACTGTGCCATCTATGAAGTGGGAGGAAATATCGGTAGGTTCCACAACTCAAACCTTTGCTCCGTAGTGAGACTATTTACCAGACCTGGCTTCAAAAACGATTTGAATTCTTTCAAATACTTGTGAGTGTCTGCGTTCTTTCTATTGGTTAAATTtcaacaggcaagctcaatcaagcaccgCTAAATGCATGATTTAAAATAGCATTGAATCCAGGTTTGCTATCTTCTCAGGCTGAGAGCCACATTGGAAAATTACATGAGTGACTCTGACATTTGCATGTCTTTCTGCTCATTGAACTGATTACGCTGGCCAGGTCTTACGCAATGAACTGGATACAGAGAAGGggcatagagagggggagagaccgagagagggggagcaggtgGGGGGAGAGCGAGCCATCTGTGTGCATCTGCAGTTATCGGAGCAGACACATTCTTACACATGTATCTACTGTGTGATACTGTGCTCTCACAAACCCGACCACTCATACACACTATTTCCTTTGTACGTGCGTTCACGGAACTCAACCATTCCCATTCACCTGATTGCGCCAGGGGCAAAGTTGGCACCTGCTTTGTCAGTAAAGCAGAAAACACTGTTTCAAACTGTTTTCAACATCTCTCTTGCAGAAGACATTTTATCTCAATGACAGTAACCtgtatgaatcaaatcaaatcaaatgtgtatttgtcacatgcgccgaagacaacaggtgtagaccttacagtgaaatgcttacttacaagcccttaaccaacaatgtagttttaagaaaatacccccaaaaaagtaagagataagaataacatatgattaaagagcagcggtaaataacaatagcagggctatttacagagggtaccggtatagagtcaatgtgcgggggcaccgatgtcgaggtaattgaagtaatatgtacatgtaggtagagttattaaagtgactatgcacagatattaacagagagtagcagcagcgttcctgggcagtgcaaatagtctgagtagccatttgattagctgttcgggagtcttatggcttgggggtagaagctatttaggagcctcttggacctagacttggcgctccggtaccacttgccgtgcagtagcagagagaacagtctatgacttgggtggctggagtctttgaaattttttagggccttcctctgacaccgcctgatatagaggtcctggatggcaggaagcttggccccagtgatgtactgggccgtacgcactaccctctgtagtgccttgtggtcggaggccgtgcagttgccataccaggcagtgatgcaacccgtcaggatgctctcgatggtgcagctttaaaaccttttgaggatctgaggaccaacgCCAAATCttttctcctgagggggaataggttttgttgtgccctcttcacgactgtcttggtgtgcttggaccatgttagttgttggtgatgtggacgccaaggaacttgaggctctcaacctgctccactacagccccgtcgatgagaatggaggcgtgctcggtcctctttttcctatattccacaatcatctcttttgtcttgatcatgttgagggagaggttgttctggcaccacagggccaggtctctgacctccttcctataggctgtctcattgttgtcggtgatcaggcctaccactgttgtgtcgtcggcaaacttaatgatggtgttggagtcgtgcctggccatgcagtcatgagtgaacagtgagtacaggaggggattgagcatgcactcctgaggggcccccttgttgaggatcggtgtggcagatgtgttgttacctacccttaccacctgggatggcccgtcaggaagtccaggatccagttgcagagggaggtgtttagtcccagggtccttagcttagtgatgagttttgagtgcactgtggtgttgaaacgctgtagtcaatgaatagcattctcacataggtgttccttttgtccaggtgtgaaaggcagtgtggagtgcaatataaattgcataatctgtggatctgtgggtgtggtatgcaaattggagtgggtctagggtttctgggataatggtgttgatttgagacatgaccagcctttcatggctacagacgtgagtgctatgggtcggtagtcatttaggcatgttaccttagtgttcttgggcacagggagtatggtggtctgcttgaaacatgttggtattacagactcagactgggagagcttgaaaatgtcagtgaagatacttgccagttggtcagcgcatgctcggactAAATGTCCTGGTAatacgtctggccctgcggccttgtgaatgttgacctgtttaaaggtcttactcacatcggctgcggaggcGTGATcatacagttgtccggaacagctgatgctctcatgcatgtttcagtgttacttgccttgaagcgatcatagaagttatttagctcgtctggtaggctcgtggtactgggcagctctcggctgtgcatcccttttgtagtctgtaatagtttgcaggcccacATCTGACGActgtcggagccagtgtagtatgattcgatcttagtcctgtaatgatgctttgcctgtttcatGGTTAAATTACAAAATCTGTCCCTCAGTATTGAATCAGCCTTGTGTTGTTCTGTTCTGTCCCATAGGTGAACACTGCCTAGACCCAGAGACCCATCTCCTGGACCTGTACAACACCAACCCCAATGGGGAGTGGGTCATCAAACTGAAACCACTGGTCACCGCCAGGGGGCTGCACCAATAAGAGACAGCCGCAGGCAAAGGGAGAGACCAGTAGGGATCTTCAAGAGCCAgccagaggaggagggagaccaGGAGGAGgaagctgctgctgctgttaaaaAACAAACCACCTCAAGACTgagccctctctccccctttcctctgctCAATGCAGGGGAGACCAGACTAGGAGGtgcaaagcagagagagagacagaacgggAGAGCTACTGCTCAAAAACACTCCACCTCCACACCTTCAGATGGAAGAGAGGCTGAGGCTGCTTCTTGGCTTGTCAGCTCTCAGCCAATCACCTCCCAGCACCCGCAGGAACCCAGATGGGGATCTGATGCACCGCTGCTTACAACAACAGCCACagagtctctctcactctctctttctttttcctaGCTCTCCATTCCTTCTTCTCGGACATTTGATCACAAAAGGAATGGGAGTGgaacatgtacagtatatctgtttTCCTTTTTTTTCCTCTTTCACAGGGGGACAGTCAGAGACTCTAATGAGCTGATAGCCCCATGTCCTGTCCCTTGTGTATGACTTTGGCTCTGTTCTTTCTGGGGCCTTTGGGCCCTGTCCCTGTAGACTCTCAATAAGAGCCCTAATCAGAGCAGAGGACAGAGATCCTTCTTCTCTTTTAAGGGATCAAAGGTCAGCCTTTAAGACATTACTACTGAACCTCTAAAGGGAACTGTTGTTTAATAACAGAGAGTGAAGCTGGACTTCGTTTCTGTTTTCTCATTTTT encodes:
- the LOC139535394 gene encoding rho GTPase-activating protein 40-like isoform X6 encodes the protein MNGKPWARPSYQDQAAAEHTQDKCTASHQEPQQQHPDKLCLDSFWSEVETIRSQDSGYIDLDTDSASRDSRHSEEGEQEEQWLQDAGLSTLIRQQQQRPDRDRDREQDREDQDVDQAILLSTLTRTQAAAVQRRLDSYTLSLRKRNKPPPRDVRDVFRSSPSSIAQTPLPESQDPEPIEPSASISSIPEDSMETITKTLLQEVSLEQQHGEDPKEDTFITDVAYCEQAAILLKQAMLPQIQNNGRKRKEDGTLPRMTCPQCRLGVTRIQDLSNQDMKKVRQLALIEMTALCDLLELDVKRHKTCKRKILESALYGVPLATLLENDQKVRPTATTPLILQALLSFLEKRGVDSEGILRVPGSQSRIKKLQQDLEQNFYSGGFSWEEVSPNDAAALVKKFIRELPSPLLTTELLNTFSAVRDIPELKQKLHVLNLLILLLPEPNRNTLKALLEFLSKVVSRERRNRMNLWAVSTIMAPNLFLHKAVPSRLTDGGPGVEKGQAEKAADIMRLLIRYQDLLWTIPNFLMSQVRKLNENRNRRYQFYDRRIKNLLRKIHQDSKDKPDKNSSEQPCRTVKIQVGDLMSSTMEVQVNISSTASDLLAEFHRHLCSSDNTKRNGSVSHPDCAIYEVGGNIGEHCLDPETHLLDLYNTNPNGEWVIKLKPLVTARGLHQ
- the LOC139535394 gene encoding rho GTPase-activating protein 40-like isoform X3 gives rise to the protein MPLWRSGSRARQQGSEKANGPPTPKARSPSPSEMNGKPWARPSYQDQAAAEHTQDKCTASHQEPQQQHPDKLCLDSFWSEVETIRSQDSGYIDLDTDSASRDSRHSEEGEQEEQWLQDAGLSTLIRQQQQRPDRDRDREQDREDQDVDQAILLSTLTRTQAAAVQRRLDSYTLSLRKRNKPPPRDVRDVFRSSPSSIAQTPLPESQDPEPIEPSASISSIPEDSMETITKTLLQEVSLEQQHGEDPKEDTFITDVAYCEQAAILLKQAMLPQIQNNGRKRKEDGTLPRMTCPQCRLGVTRIQDLSNQDMKKVRQLALIEMTALCDLLELDVKRHKTCKRKILESALYGVPLATLLENDQKVRPTATTPLILQALLSFLEKRGVDSEGILRVPGSQSRIKKLQQDLEQNFYSGGFSWEEVSPNDAAALVKKFIRELPSPLLTTELLNTFSAVRDIPELKQKLHVLNLLILLLPEPNRNTLKALLEFLSKVVSRERRNRMNLWAVSTIMAPNLFLHKAVPSRLTDGGPGVEKGQAEKAADIMRLLIRYQDLLWTIPNFLMSQVRKLNENRNRRYQFYDRRIKNLLRKIHQDSKDKPDKNSSEQPCRTVKIQVGDLMSSTMEVQVNISSTASDLLAEFHRHLCSSDNTKRNGSVSHPDCAIYEVGGNIGEHCLDPETHLLDLYNTNPNGEWVIKLKPLVTARGLHQ
- the LOC139535394 gene encoding rho GTPase-activating protein 40-like isoform X1 gives rise to the protein MGGRKEVVCRLAHMSNSSRQFLPHTPLNRLRLRLTRSPLSSLRSKSSYRVTNRSPSPSEMNGKPWARPSYQDQAAAEHTQDKCTASHQEPQQQHPDKLCLDSFWSEVETIRSQDSGYIDLDTDSASRDSRHSEEGEQEEQWLQDAGLSTLIRQQQQRPDRDRDREQDREDQDVDQAILLSTLTRTQAAAVQRRLDSYTLSLRKRNKPPPRDVRDVFRSSPSSIAQTPLPESQDPEPIEPSASISSIPEDSMETITKTLLQEVSLEQQHGEDPKEDTFITDVAYCEQAAILLKQAMLPQIQNNGRKRKEDGTLPRMTCPQCRLGVTRIQDLSNQDMKKVRQLALIEMTALCDLLELDVKRHKTCKRKILESALYGVPLATLLENDQKVRPTATTPLILQALLSFLEKRGVDSEGILRVPGSQSRIKKLQQDLEQNFYSGGFSWEEVSPNDAAALVKKFIRELPSPLLTTELLNTFSAVRDIPELKQKLHVLNLLILLLPEPNRNTLKALLEFLSKVVSRERRNRMNLWAVSTIMAPNLFLHKAVPSRLTDGGPGVEKGQAEKAADIMRLLIRYQDLLWTIPNFLMSQVRKLNENRNRRYQFYDRRIKNLLRKIHQDSKDKPDKNSSEQPCRTVKIQVGDLMSSTMEVQVNISSTASDLLAEFHRHLCSSDNTKRNGSVSHPDCAIYEVGGNIGEHCLDPETHLLDLYNTNPNGEWVIKLKPLVTARGLHQ
- the LOC139535394 gene encoding rho GTPase-activating protein 40-like isoform X2 — encoded protein: MGGRKEVVCRLAHMSNSSRQFLPHTPLNRLRLRLTRSPLSSLRSKSSYRVTNRSPSPSEMNGKPWARPSYQDQAAAEHTQDKCTASHQEPQQQHPDKLCLDSFWSEVETIRSQDSGYIDLDTDSASRDSRHSEEGEQEEQWLQDAGLSTLIRQQQQRPDRDRDREQDREDQDVDQAILLSTLTRTQAAAVQRRLDSYTLSLRKRNKPPPRDVRDVFRSSPSSIAQTPLPESQDPEPIEPSASISSIPEDSMETITKTLLQEVSLEQQHGEDPKEDTFITDVAYCEQAAILLKQAMLPQIQNNGRKRKEDGTLPRMTCPQCRLGVTRIQDLSNQDMKKVRQLALIEMTALCDLLELDVKRHKTCKRKILESALYGVPLATLLENDQKVRPTATTPLILQALLSFLEKRGVDSEGILRVPGSQSRIKKLQQDLEQNFYSGGFSWEEVSPNDAAALVKKFIRELPSPLLTTELLNTFSAVRDIPELKQKLHVLNLLILLLPEPNRNTLKALLEFLSKVVSRERRNRMNLWAVSTIMAPNLFLHKAVPSRLTDGGPGVEKGQAEKAADIMRLLIRYQDLLWTIPNFLMSQVRKLNENRNRRYQFYDRRIKNLLRKIHQDSKDKPDKNSSEPCRTVKIQVGDLMSSTMEVQVNISSTASDLLAEFHRHLCSSDNTKRNGSVSHPDCAIYEVGGNIGEHCLDPETHLLDLYNTNPNGEWVIKLKPLVTARGLHQ